From Danaus plexippus chromosome 11, MEX_DaPlex, whole genome shotgun sequence, the proteins below share one genomic window:
- the LOC116765473 gene encoding larval cuticle protein 16/17-like, translated as MVKYVSLCFFAVFTAAVSNLPKAASIQKQIKKNVYNNNESGAYSFEYVISDGTFRKEDGGLINNKGALNLVVRGEYGYIDPEGHHHYTKYIADTNGFQALSDYNDVRFNDRRIV; from the exons aTG GTCAAATATGTATCCTTGTGCTTCTTCGCCGTTTTCACTGCAGCAGTTTCAAATTTACCCAAGGCAGCCAGTATTCaaaagcaaattaaaaaaaacgtatataacaataatgaatCCGGCGCCTATAGTTTTGA gTATGTCATATCTGATGGCACATTTAGAAAGGAGGATGGAGGTCTGATTAATAACAAAGGAGCGCTTAATTTGGTGGTACGAGGTGAGTATGGATACATAGATCCTGAAGGACATCATCATTACACCAAATATATAGCAGACACCAACGGCTTCCAAGCTCTAAGCGATTACAACGATGTCAGGTTTAATGATAGGcgaattgtataa
- the LOC133319013 gene encoding endocuticle structural glycoprotein SgAbd-5-like: MRFYLLFGIIVTTAYSAPTDESQATILTYEYNNDGSGNYNFRYTTSNGISRQETGTLVNEGLTNEHIEVRGSYSYIQPDGRLETVEYTADENGFKYSKEIPFAINVEQGVPHAVVESLLGK, from the exons atGCGCTTCTATCTTTTATTCGGTATAATAGTAACCACTGCGTATAGTGCTCCGACAGACGAATCTCAAGCAACGATCTTGACTtacgaatataataatgatggaAGTGGAAACTATAACTTCAG ATATACTACATCTAATGGGATATCGCGTCAAGAGACGGGAACACTTGTGAATGAGGGTTTGACGAATGAACATATTGAAGTGAGAGGTTCATATTCTTATATACAGCCTGATGGTCGGTTGGAAACTGTCGAGTACACTGCTGAtgaaaatggttttaaatacTCCAAAGAAATTCCATTTGCAATAAAt GTAGAGCAAGGAGTTCCTCATGCGGTCGTGGAAAGTCTTCTTGGAAAGTAG